Proteins from one Desulfonema limicola genomic window:
- a CDS encoding CHASE2 domain-containing protein, translating into MIKNIKKIPGSEKIIQSILACAGGVLFALFLWGIGALEPWEAKTWDWRVRLMAQKHRASDEICLVLLDQNSLDWGRETNGWPWPWPREVFSLIIDYCKRTGARSLAMDVIFTEPSRFGQEDDEILGKSMAGFNRAASAVFPGEKTGTDQTWPKDVQKPGISIKGLDLFLKNNPGEFSFSKASFPIPEVGTNAAFLCNVNFEPDPDGIYRRIKPFGIFDNTIMPCLGIGAYLVSDPKVEMGIEQGRFQIGDHFIPIDSKGNAVLQYRGPSGTYKTYSAAAVIQSEIQMRSGETPVIAEHEFKDKYVFFGFSAPGLYDLRPSPVSGIYPGVEIHATMLDNLLSDDFISEIPISLTISIVFFLSALCAVSLSFFITSFMLMAGSIVFLVLPVLIALAGYAWGYWIPVMVCQTAVIAAILLSLAIKYATEGHQKRFIKNAFQQYISPAVIDRIIQNPEQLKLGGERRTLSIFFSDLESFTSISEKLEPEELTILLNEYLTAMTDIIIQERGTVDKYEGDAIIAFWNAPLDEPDHAVKCVNAALRCQAKLAQMRPGFKERIGRDLKMRIGINTGEAIVGNFGSSIKFDYTMLGDAVNLAARLEGTNKEFGTYTMISESTKNALEDAFAFRKIAKLVVVGRANRPVEVYEPMYRKEYDILKQVFNEFDKGYDLFYKGKFEEAEKFFASIEKFDPAASAYILKCRELINSPPENWQGIWVMTTK; encoded by the coding sequence ATGATAAAAAATATAAAAAAGATCCCGGGTTCTGAAAAAATAATCCAAAGCATTCTTGCCTGTGCCGGCGGGGTGTTATTTGCCCTTTTCTTATGGGGAATTGGTGCCCTGGAACCGTGGGAAGCCAAAACATGGGACTGGAGGGTCAGGCTCATGGCTCAAAAACACAGGGCATCAGATGAAATATGCCTGGTTCTTTTAGATCAGAACAGCCTGGACTGGGGCAGGGAGACCAATGGCTGGCCCTGGCCCTGGCCCAGGGAGGTTTTCAGCCTGATTATTGACTACTGCAAAAGAACCGGGGCAAGATCCCTTGCTATGGATGTGATATTTACAGAACCATCGCGGTTCGGCCAGGAAGATGATGAAATCCTGGGAAAAAGCATGGCAGGATTTAACAGGGCTGCGTCAGCAGTTTTTCCTGGTGAAAAAACAGGCACAGATCAGACATGGCCCAAAGATGTTCAAAAACCTGGAATAAGTATTAAAGGACTTGATTTATTTTTAAAAAATAATCCTGGAGAATTTAGTTTTTCAAAAGCATCTTTTCCCATACCTGAGGTGGGTACAAATGCAGCTTTTCTATGCAATGTTAATTTTGAACCTGATCCTGATGGAATTTACCGACGGATAAAACCTTTTGGAATATTTGACAATACCATCATGCCTTGTCTTGGAATCGGGGCTTACCTGGTTTCAGACCCAAAAGTGGAAATGGGTATTGAACAAGGAAGATTTCAAATAGGGGATCATTTTATTCCCATAGATTCAAAGGGAAATGCAGTCCTTCAATACAGGGGGCCTTCAGGAACCTATAAAACTTACAGTGCAGCAGCAGTTATTCAATCAGAGATCCAGATGCGTTCAGGGGAAACCCCTGTTATTGCTGAACATGAGTTTAAGGATAAATATGTTTTTTTCGGTTTTTCAGCTCCGGGCCTGTATGATCTCCGGCCCTCACCTGTAAGCGGTATATATCCAGGCGTTGAAATCCATGCCACCATGCTTGACAATCTTCTTTCCGATGATTTTATATCAGAGATTCCCATTTCATTAACAATATCTATTGTATTTTTTCTATCTGCATTGTGTGCTGTATCTCTTTCATTTTTTATCACCTCTTTTATGCTTATGGCAGGCAGTATAGTTTTTTTAGTTCTGCCTGTTCTTATCGCTCTTGCCGGATATGCCTGGGGATACTGGATTCCTGTTATGGTCTGCCAGACAGCAGTTATTGCAGCCATATTATTGAGTCTTGCAATTAAATATGCAACAGAAGGACACCAGAAAAGGTTTATAAAAAACGCTTTTCAGCAGTATATAAGCCCTGCAGTTATTGACAGGATTATTCAAAACCCTGAACAGCTTAAACTTGGAGGCGAACGCAGAACCCTTTCCATCTTTTTTTCTGACCTGGAATCATTTACCTCGATTTCGGAAAAGCTTGAACCTGAAGAATTGACAATCCTTTTAAACGAATATCTGACTGCAATGACCGATATTATTATCCAGGAACGCGGGACAGTTGACAAATATGAAGGAGACGCAATTATAGCCTTCTGGAACGCCCCTCTTGATGAACCTGACCATGCTGTCAAATGTGTAAATGCTGCACTTCGCTGCCAGGCAAAGCTGGCACAAATGCGTCCCGGATTTAAGGAGCGTATTGGCAGGGATTTGAAAATGCGCATAGGCATAAATACAGGTGAGGCAATAGTCGGCAATTTTGGGTCATCAATAAAATTTGACTACACCATGCTTGGAGATGCTGTAAATCTTGCAGCCCGTCTTGAAGGAACCAACAAGGAGTTTGGAACCTATACCATGATCTCTGAATCAACAAAAAATGCTCTTGAAGATGCCTTTGCATTTAGAAAGATTGCAAAGCTTGTTGTTGTCGGCAGAGCCAATAGGCCTGTTGAGGTTTATGAACCTATGTATAGAAAGGAATATGATATTTTAAAACAGGTCTTTAATGAATTTGATAAAGGATATGATTTATTTTACAAAGGAAAGTTTGAAGAAGCGGAAAAGTTTTTTGCCTCTATTGAAAAATTTGATCCTGCTGCCAGCGCATATATTTTAAAATGCAGGGAACTTATAAACAGCCCCCCTGAAAACTGGCAGGGTATCTGGGTTATGACAACAAAATAA
- a CDS encoding M48 family metalloprotease, which yields MKASNRRDFLTGGCRCILGLGLISPLSAILAGCESMGELASISANIAASSGLISDQQAQSIGTTAKTVAKTFEDITPEQEYYIGRTIGAVILSKYRPYNDNTVNRYINLLGQTLAKASELPETFGGYHFLALDSEDINAFAAPGGLIFVTRGLIRCCEHEDAMASVLAHEIGHVQFKHGLRAINTSRLTTALTTLGVEGAKTFGSQELASLTSAFEDSISDISQTMINTGYSRSLEYQADKAAAVIMEKTGYDPNGLVDMLKTMKTRLKPGSTDFFKTHPDPQARVKEIQKQIGKYKPVSMPETRQSRFKKALSRV from the coding sequence ATGAAAGCTTCAAACAGACGTGATTTTTTAACCGGAGGATGCAGATGTATCCTGGGACTGGGTTTGATTTCTCCTTTGAGTGCAATACTTGCAGGATGTGAATCTATGGGAGAACTTGCTTCAATAAGTGCAAATATTGCAGCATCATCAGGGCTGATAAGCGATCAGCAGGCTCAATCTATTGGAACAACAGCTAAAACTGTTGCCAAGACCTTTGAAGACATCACACCTGAGCAGGAATATTATATTGGAAGGACCATAGGTGCTGTTATTCTCAGCAAATACCGCCCCTATAATGATAATACGGTAAACCGGTATATCAATCTTTTAGGCCAGACCCTGGCAAAAGCATCGGAACTCCCTGAAACCTTTGGGGGGTACCATTTTCTGGCCCTTGATTCTGAGGATATTAATGCTTTTGCTGCTCCTGGCGGATTAATCTTTGTTACACGGGGATTAATAAGATGCTGTGAGCATGAAGATGCAATGGCCTCTGTTCTTGCCCATGAAATCGGACATGTACAGTTTAAACACGGACTCAGGGCAATAAACACATCCAGGCTTACTACAGCATTGACCACCCTGGGCGTGGAAGGAGCTAAAACCTTTGGCTCCCAGGAACTTGCCAGCCTGACCTCGGCATTTGAAGATTCCATATCTGATATTTCTCAAACCATGATCAATACAGGATATTCACGTTCCCTGGAATATCAGGCAGATAAGGCTGCTGCTGTTATTATGGAAAAAACAGGATATGACCCAAACGGTCTGGTGGATATGCTTAAAACCATGAAAACCAGGTTAAAACCCGGAAGCACTGATTTTTTCAAAACCCATCCTGATCCCCAGGCCAGGGTAAAGGAAATCCAGAAACAGATTGGAAAATATAAACCAGTTTCAATGCCTGAAACCAGGCAGTCAAGATTTAAAAAAGCATTATCAAGAGTTTAG
- a CDS encoding SH3 domain-containing protein produces the protein MKSLESRVRIFKFQTRLLCCILFMILLTVPIAWAAGQKTMSVQVKQVQVRESPSFTGRILGNLGYGDQVAVYEEKGGWIKVHMQGKGINGWIHQTALSSKKIKLSAGAENVAKYASSDEVALAGKGFNKQVEGEFKAKNPNMDFTWVDKMESIKISSSEILSFIQAGGLNTQGGEK, from the coding sequence ATGAAATCTCTGGAAAGCCGTGTAAGGATTTTTAAGTTTCAAACCAGGTTATTGTGCTGTATCCTGTTTATGATACTTTTGACAGTTCCGATAGCCTGGGCAGCCGGTCAGAAAACAATGAGTGTCCAGGTAAAACAGGTGCAGGTACGGGAATCGCCTTCATTTACAGGCAGGATACTGGGAAATCTTGGATATGGGGATCAGGTAGCTGTGTATGAAGAAAAAGGAGGGTGGATTAAGGTTCATATGCAGGGCAAAGGAATTAACGGCTGGATACACCAGACAGCCCTTTCATCTAAAAAAATCAAGTTAAGCGCAGGTGCGGAAAATGTGGCAAAATATGCAAGCAGTGATGAAGTGGCACTGGCTGGCAAAGGGTTTAATAAACAGGTAGAAGGAGAATTTAAAGCAAAAAATCCTAATATGGATTTTACCTGGGTTGATAAAATGGAATCCATAAAAATAAGCAGCAGTGAAATACTCAGCTTTATTCAGGCAGGCGGTTTGAATACCCAGGGAGGTGAAAAATGA
- a CDS encoding UPF0175 family protein has translation MEPQINKTLVMEIPIGAFSALKQTTDEFAKSMRLAAAVKWYEKGMVSQEKAAEIAGLCREDFIMALAYFDVSPFQYSAEEILGES, from the coding sequence ATGGAACCTCAAATAAATAAAACCCTGGTTATGGAAATTCCCATAGGGGCATTTTCAGCTTTAAAGCAGACAACAGACGAATTTGCAAAAAGCATGAGGCTTGCAGCAGCAGTCAAATGGTATGAAAAAGGCATGGTATCCCAGGAAAAAGCAGCTGAAATAGCCGGTCTGTGCAGGGAAGATTTTATCATGGCGCTTGCATATTTTGATGTTTCCCCTTTTCAGTATTCAGCAGAAGAAATTCTTGGAGAATCTTGA
- a CDS encoding DMT family transporter, which translates to MKSKKIGMIQIHIAVFLFGLSGLFGKLLTIPASAIVFGRTFFAFLALSVFLILSKNSIKTKSGKDLIILILLGILLAVHWISFFHAIQISTVAVGLLTFSTFPLFVTFMEPVFFKEKLRLFDILTAVSVFFGLFLVVPDLNFNNNITRGALWGIFSGFTFAILSLLNRKYAASYSATVIAFYQNLIAALFLLPFFLSENLIITQRDYVLLAFLGIFCTALAHGLFINSLVHIKTQLAGIITGLEPLYGIIFAFLFLNEIPGLRTISGGIIILGSILLATIKTYRK; encoded by the coding sequence ATGAAATCAAAAAAAATCGGGATGATTCAAATCCATATTGCTGTTTTTCTTTTCGGGCTTTCTGGCCTTTTTGGGAAATTATTGACCATACCAGCCTCAGCTATTGTATTTGGAAGAACCTTTTTTGCATTCCTGGCTTTATCTGTATTTTTGATTTTATCAAAGAATTCAATTAAAACTAAATCAGGTAAAGATTTAATTATCCTGATACTTCTTGGAATTTTACTGGCAGTACACTGGATAAGCTTTTTCCATGCCATTCAAATATCAACAGTTGCCGTAGGACTGCTTACATTTTCCACCTTTCCTTTATTTGTTACATTTATGGAGCCTGTTTTTTTTAAAGAAAAGCTGCGGCTTTTTGATATCTTAACAGCAGTTTCAGTATTTTTCGGACTTTTTCTTGTTGTTCCTGATCTAAATTTTAACAATAATATTACCCGCGGGGCATTATGGGGAATTTTTTCAGGATTTACCTTTGCCATCCTTTCATTATTAAACAGGAAATATGCGGCATCTTATTCTGCTACAGTAATTGCATTTTATCAAAACCTGATTGCAGCTTTATTCCTCCTGCCTTTCTTTCTCTCTGAAAATCTCATTATAACTCAAAGGGATTATGTTTTGCTGGCATTTCTGGGTATATTCTGCACTGCCTTAGCCCACGGCCTGTTTATAAACAGCCTGGTTCATATTAAAACCCAGCTTGCAGGCATAATAACAGGTCTTGAGCCATTGTACGGCATCATATTTGCTTTTTTATTCCTTAATGAAATCCCCGGGTTAAGAACCATTTCAGGCGGGATTATTATACTGGGAAGCATCTTGCTTGCGACAATCAAAACATATCGAAAATAA
- a CDS encoding FecR domain-containing protein, whose product MQKKIQVCLIILILLFSAAASYAVETKGIGKVTDYTGDVLVRTNGKWTKLDKVPYTLYSSDKVVTNRGRVLIKYHDGDIIKLDIDSNISMNQDEKIDKKDKFVFRQINLLLGRLQFNIMPNKEERLFQFRTPTVTAGIRGTEGELEVKNDGSTKGGLISGDWETQGEMEPKKPENIDMEGSLPPSNPENAGTEIQKNANNAFQRRMAAIRALEDAKTRLANTKKGDAKGAALAAAAVVEAASTLVNANIFSVQETMTEAKRLGDSSAIQKTEEILNKMLIIADNAEKLIQMASRMTDAALDNAAPEAIQAAVNASIACAAAAEASAAASTVGINVAEIAACDMDPKRMPSAENELNKAVSRADKAAQAAQDAVDNPDNSEYLAALAQKHRDAAVAGARLSQVLSMKSDDDESNEQVDLQQKEEEADNFGKQSKTSEGDPIKSLEDEWKSPIRDDSPASPI is encoded by the coding sequence ATGCAGAAAAAAATACAAGTCTGTTTAATAATCCTGATTCTTCTTTTTTCTGCTGCAGCATCATATGCAGTTGAAACTAAAGGAATTGGAAAAGTTACAGATTATACAGGCGATGTGCTTGTGCGTACTAACGGCAAATGGACCAAGCTTGATAAAGTACCATATACTCTTTACAGTTCAGACAAGGTAGTAACAAACAGGGGCCGTGTTCTTATAAAATATCATGACGGGGATATTATAAAGCTTGATATCGATTCAAATATTTCAATGAATCAGGATGAAAAAATTGATAAAAAGGATAAGTTTGTTTTTCGGCAGATCAATCTTTTACTTGGACGGCTCCAGTTTAATATCATGCCCAATAAAGAAGAAAGACTGTTTCAATTTCGCACACCAACTGTAACTGCTGGTATTCGAGGAACTGAAGGAGAACTTGAGGTAAAAAATGACGGCAGTACTAAAGGGGGATTAATCAGTGGAGATTGGGAAACACAAGGAGAGATGGAGCCAAAGAAACCAGAAAATATTGATATGGAAGGCAGTCTTCCCCCCTCTAACCCTGAAAATGCAGGAACTGAAATTCAAAAAAATGCAAACAATGCGTTTCAAAGACGCATGGCTGCAATAAGAGCTTTGGAAGATGCAAAAACCCGTCTTGCAAATACAAAAAAAGGGGATGCCAAAGGTGCTGCTCTGGCGGCAGCAGCAGTCGTTGAAGCAGCTTCTACTTTAGTTAATGCCAATATTTTCTCTGTTCAGGAAACCATGACTGAAGCAAAACGGCTTGGCGATAGTAGTGCAATACAGAAAACTGAAGAAATACTTAATAAAATGCTTATTATTGCTGATAATGCAGAGAAATTGATTCAAATGGCAAGTCGTATGACAGATGCAGCTTTAGATAATGCTGCCCCTGAAGCAATTCAGGCAGCCGTTAATGCATCTATCGCATGTGCAGCAGCCGCTGAGGCCAGTGCTGCAGCATCTACGGTTGGAATTAATGTTGCAGAGATTGCAGCCTGTGATATGGACCCAAAACGTATGCCATCTGCTGAAAATGAACTGAATAAAGCAGTTTCACGGGCTGATAAGGCTGCCCAAGCTGCTCAGGACGCTGTTGATAATCCAGATAATTCTGAATATTTGGCAGCCCTGGCACAAAAACATAGGGATGCCGCTGTGGCAGGTGCCCGATTATCGCAGGTATTATCAATGAAATCAGATGATGACGAATCTAATGAACAGGTTGATTTACAGCAAAAAGAAGAAGAAGCAGACAATTTTGGAAAACAGTCAAAAACCAGTGAAGGCGATCCAATAAAATCTCTGGAAGATGAATGGAAGTCTCCAATAAGAGATGATTCCCCTGCAAGCCCCATATGA
- a CDS encoding outer membrane beta-barrel protein, whose translation MKSIIKQNCKIPWVCIIVFFITAMSAITGKASERIFLEPLIAVDSDTGMPEGRVKISPVLSAKARLDSNFYKDDKDERQVYTYVIQPGIKLDYETAKSSVKFGYTLDAHYYSDNDKVPEGSVDSNDKDFIGHSFDLSAKITPVSKLTLDLKERFRKTRDQSESDRFAVDESKDKYSINTLTPGLFYRFNERFAAGLKYQNTILSYNKGSSEDYRENKGVFDFLYYFSPTASLDMEYQRWKRSYDIDMSDYMSDRISLFFRKQAKHLGFEIGAGYHKRDFDNDAYEDSDTFSYLAAISGRFSKTYAKLSFEEDFNSSGLADSFYRARQIALKTGRVFMNRLSTDLNGYYQFSDYEYTSREDDTYGISAAIGYKFKNWLSAKLTGGYDKRDSNYDPEDYDNSYIMLGFDSAYDIGRP comes from the coding sequence ATGAAAAGCATTATTAAACAAAATTGTAAAATACCCTGGGTTTGTATTATTGTGTTTTTTATAACAGCAATGTCTGCAATTACCGGAAAAGCATCGGAAAGAATCTTTTTAGAACCCCTGATAGCTGTTGACTCAGATACAGGTATGCCTGAGGGCAGGGTAAAAATTTCTCCTGTGCTTTCAGCAAAAGCGCGTTTAGACAGTAATTTTTATAAAGATGATAAAGATGAAAGACAGGTTTATACTTATGTAATTCAGCCGGGCATAAAGCTTGACTATGAAACAGCAAAAAGCAGTGTTAAGTTTGGATATACTCTTGATGCTCATTATTACAGCGACAATGACAAGGTGCCAGAAGGCAGTGTTGATTCCAATGACAAGGATTTTATAGGACACTCATTTGATCTTTCAGCAAAAATAACCCCTGTTTCCAAACTGACTCTGGACTTAAAAGAAAGATTCAGAAAAACACGCGATCAAAGCGAATCCGACCGTTTTGCAGTTGATGAATCAAAAGATAAATATTCCATAAACACCCTGACACCAGGGCTTTTTTATCGTTTTAACGAGAGGTTTGCAGCAGGATTAAAATATCAAAACACAATATTAAGCTACAATAAAGGTTCAAGCGAGGATTATAGAGAAAACAAAGGTGTATTTGATTTTCTCTATTATTTTTCTCCAACAGCTTCCCTTGATATGGAATATCAGCGATGGAAAAGAAGTTATGATATTGATATGTCAGACTATATGTCTGACAGGATTTCCCTTTTTTTCAGAAAACAGGCAAAACATCTGGGATTTGAAATTGGTGCAGGTTACCATAAAAGAGATTTTGACAATGATGCTTATGAAGATAGTGATACATTTTCATATCTTGCAGCAATTTCAGGGCGTTTTTCAAAAACCTATGCAAAGCTTTCTTTTGAAGAAGATTTTAACAGCAGCGGTCTTGCAGACAGTTTTTATCGGGCCAGGCAGATTGCCTTAAAAACCGGACGAGTTTTTATGAACAGATTATCAACAGATTTAAACGGGTATTATCAATTCAGCGATTATGAATATACCAGCAGGGAAGATGACACTTACGGTATTTCTGCTGCCATAGGATATAAGTTTAAAAACTGGCTGTCAGCTAAACTTACAGGAGGATATGATAAGCGGGATTCTAATTATGATCCAGAGGATTATGATAATAGCTACATTATGTTAGGTTTTGATTCAGCATATGATATTGGCAGGCCCTGA
- a CDS encoding SLBB domain-containing protein: MGIKTKKIIKTGLSGLILIQVFFLVFCSLCSAQEESYRIGPRDVLSLKIYAGGEEQQSVEMTVNEQGEINVPFIGTIFAGGLTVSELHNRIFEPMAADYFVNPEINLQIKGYHSLRYYISGAVTSPGLYETQSKPTLMQLIAKAGGVLPDRGDFAYILRDATEQVQGGEDLELLMSQKVKEEVSLVKLLEQVDMSHNPILQSGDVVFIPIKDELKELPSVYVEGEVKSPGIYTFKTGLTALNACIKAGGFTKYAAPNRTRIIRQEDDKQVIIKIDLDSVKKGYVKDFELQPGDLINIPESWL; encoded by the coding sequence ATGGGGATAAAAACTAAAAAAATCATAAAGACGGGATTGTCGGGATTGATCTTAATCCAGGTGTTTTTCCTGGTATTCTGCTCTCTCTGCTCTGCCCAGGAAGAGTCATACCGTATTGGTCCCAGGGATGTACTTTCCCTGAAAATATATGCAGGAGGAGAGGAGCAGCAGTCCGTGGAAATGACTGTAAACGAGCAGGGAGAGATAAATGTGCCTTTTATAGGTACAATTTTTGCCGGGGGACTGACTGTTTCAGAGCTGCATAACCGGATTTTTGAGCCTATGGCAGCAGATTATTTTGTTAATCCTGAAATAAATTTACAGATTAAGGGTTATCACAGCCTCAGATATTATATCTCAGGAGCAGTTACGTCCCCTGGACTTTATGAAACCCAGTCAAAACCTACCTTGATGCAGTTAATTGCAAAAGCAGGGGGTGTGCTTCCCGACAGGGGAGATTTTGCCTATATACTAAGGGATGCAACCGAGCAGGTGCAGGGAGGAGAAGACCTGGAATTGCTCATGTCCCAGAAAGTCAAGGAAGAGGTAAGCCTGGTAAAACTCCTGGAACAGGTTGACATGAGCCATAATCCCATTCTCCAGTCCGGTGATGTTGTATTTATCCCCATAAAGGATGAACTTAAAGAACTGCCCAGCGTTTATGTTGAAGGAGAGGTAAAAAGCCCGGGGATATATACATTTAAAACCGGACTTACAGCCTTGAATGCCTGTATAAAAGCAGGCGGATTTACCAAATATGCAGCTCCAAACCGCACCAGGATTATCAGGCAGGAAGACGATAAACAGGTTATTATAAAGATTGATCTTGATAGTGTAAAAAAAGGATATGTTAAAGACTTTGAACTCCAGCCAGGGGATTTAATAAATATACCTGAAAGCTGGCTTTAA
- a CDS encoding GumC family protein has translation MNNQNNEQIFPMEEFSRQADPGDQGLNLEDYYHIIIKHKWVIFAWFIIILSLTVFFTLKMTPIYQAAGKMVIENKSSVSPVTGENIDYSGGFINQQMAFNTHVKLIKSRPVLEKVIMEIGLDSMENQNLEENLSISPVKHFIDTIKKNIKLISGKHEQQEPPGDKMTAMVELLSKKISISPVRDTHLLDISVLDKDPVLAMDIANTLTRKYIEFDAAGRLKSSQDMMNWMTAQLYETKKILEDSEAEFQAYKQTEKIFSIEGKHQVITQQIQDFNDAYLEARNQRLELDSKMAELRRIYRQKMNHAGARLLVENTLIDNLYQQLLEAEVEFNRLSKIYKEMHPKIVQINGRIEKTQKKLDEELEKEMENLKAKRAVLLSKERVLQNTISEIENDALETNKKELQYTILERNVSTNRKLYDTLLTKIKASNVDENLDPSNIRIVETAALPQYPVKPNKKRNVLLGAVLGLMLGIGIAFLREYMDQSIRTEDDVQKYLNLPVLSVIPIAEKP, from the coding sequence ATGAATAATCAAAATAATGAACAAATATTTCCAATGGAAGAATTCAGCCGCCAGGCAGATCCAGGAGACCAGGGTTTAAATCTTGAGGATTATTATCATATTATTATTAAACATAAATGGGTTATTTTTGCATGGTTTATCATTATTCTTTCTTTAACTGTTTTTTTTACCCTCAAAATGACACCAATATATCAGGCAGCAGGAAAAATGGTAATAGAAAATAAATCTTCAGTATCTCCTGTTACAGGTGAGAACATAGATTACAGCGGGGGCTTTATAAATCAGCAGATGGCGTTTAATACCCATGTAAAGCTTATTAAATCCAGGCCTGTACTGGAAAAGGTAATTATGGAAATCGGGCTGGACAGTATGGAAAATCAAAACCTGGAGGAAAACCTTAGTATCAGTCCTGTAAAGCATTTTATTGATACAATTAAGAAAAACATAAAGCTTATTTCGGGAAAACATGAGCAACAGGAACCGCCTGGTGATAAAATGACAGCAATGGTTGAGTTGTTATCCAAGAAAATCTCAATCTCACCTGTACGAGATACCCATCTTCTGGATATAAGTGTTCTTGACAAAGATCCTGTACTGGCAATGGATATTGCAAACACGCTGACCCGTAAATATATAGAATTTGATGCAGCAGGAAGACTTAAATCCTCCCAGGATATGATGAACTGGATGACAGCGCAGTTATATGAAACAAAAAAAATACTTGAGGATTCAGAAGCAGAATTCCAGGCATATAAACAAACAGAAAAGATATTTTCCATAGAAGGAAAACATCAGGTCATTACCCAGCAGATCCAGGATTTTAATGATGCTTATCTTGAAGCCAGAAACCAGAGACTTGAACTTGATTCAAAAATGGCGGAATTAAGAAGGATTTACAGGCAGAAAATGAACCATGCAGGAGCGCGTCTGCTGGTTGAAAACACTCTTATTGACAATCTCTATCAGCAGCTTTTGGAAGCAGAGGTTGAATTTAACCGCCTCAGCAAGATATATAAAGAAATGCACCCCAAGATTGTCCAGATTAACGGCAGAATTGAAAAAACCCAGAAAAAACTGGATGAAGAACTGGAAAAAGAAATGGAGAATCTTAAAGCCAAGCGCGCTGTTCTTTTAAGCAAAGAGCGTGTTTTGCAGAATACAATCTCTGAAATTGAAAACGATGCCCTGGAAACCAATAAAAAAGAGCTTCAATATACAATACTTGAAAGAAACGTAAGTACCAATAGAAAATTATATGATACATTACTTACCAAGATAAAAGCTTCTAATGTTGATGAAAATTTAGATCCGTCCAATATACGAATTGTTGAAACAGCAGCTCTTCCTCAGTATCCTGTCAAGCCCAATAAAAAACGGAATGTATTGCTTGGGGCTGTCCTGGGACTTATGCTTGGCATTGGTATTGCGTTTCTCAGGGAATATATGGATCAGTCTATCCGCACTGAAGACGATGTTCAGAAATATCTCAATCTTCCTGTCCTCTCTGTAATTCCCATAGCTGAAAAACCATAA